Proteins encoded by one window of Leishmania mexicana MHOM/GT/2001/U1103 complete genome, chromosome 23:
- a CDS encoding putative protoheme IX farnesyltransferase: MLTDFFWRSTSYESTTVLRRALPSLSAARVYRFRQPKSCRIIEAMGRTMLHTTAARHAQLFRLTQRRLQSGIFTACPYHGAKEGSATVMAQGAMEHCPVVGTTPHMGCPVEAGLCDRRPPTMSTMVSQMGKSQLSAYVAATALAGYVIAGGTVPLVAAAVTAGTMLQSCSANTANQIIEAPYDKLMKRTCRRPLPMKLLSPQAATAISGMELAFGTGLLYCVSPPAAALGVFNWFLYVCIYTPLKRVSALNTWFGSIVGGVPPLMGGIAVAGIITPPVWLLATFLFVWQIPHFNGLAFHCRRDYEVAGYKMLAFYNPWRASFYAVALSVLMAFLTLVCPTLAGMEVEGVWYYSVTAAANALMIYKSLLFHNEPVRHCRGCFVFSYVYLSVVLAAIMLNHIQPMHLAQRAIDYVTAEATEASAALSAVTSTAET; encoded by the coding sequence ATGCTCACAGATTTCTTCTGGCGGAGCACCTCATACGAATCCACCACTGTCTTGCGGCGCGCTCttccctcgctctccgccGCGCGTGTGTATCGCTTCCGTCAGCCAAAATCCTGCCGCATCATCGAAGCAATGGGAAGGACAATGCTGCACACCACGGCGGCTCGGCACGCGCAGCTCTTCAGGCTGACGCAGCGCAGGTTGCAGTCCGGCATCTTCACGGCGTGCCCGTACCATGGGGCCAAGGAGGGATCTGCCACGGTCATGGCGCAAGGGGCAATGGAGCACTGCCCTGTGGTGGGCACAACGCCGCACATGGGTTGCCCTGTAGAGGCGGGGCTGTGCGACCGCCGGCCGCCGACCATGTCGACAATGGTGTCGCAGATGGGCAAGTCGCAGCTCTCCGCCTACGTGGCTGCCACGGCGTTGGCGGGATACGTGATTGCCGGTGGCACCGTTCCCTTAGTTGCGGCCGCCGTCACTGCCGGCACAATGCTACAGTCCTGCTCCGCCAACACGGCGAACCAGATCATCGAGGCACCGTATGATAAGCTAATGAAGCGCACCTGCCGTCGACCTCTCCCGATGAAGCTCCTCTCACCCCAGGCAGCTACGGCCATCTCCGGGATGGAGCTGGCCTTCGGCACTGGGCTGCTGTACTGCGTCAGCCccccggcggcggccttgGGTGTCTTCAACTGGTTCTTGTACGTCTGCATTTACACTCCGCTGAAGCGCGTCTCCGCACTCAACACGTGGTTCGGCTCTATCGTAGGAggcgtgccgccgctcaTGGGAGGCATTGCCGTCGCCGGTATCATCACGCCGCCGGTGTGGCTGCTGGCGACGTTCCTGTTTGTGTGGCAAATTCCGCACTTCAACGGGCTCGCCTTCCACTGCCGGCGCGACTACGAGGTGGCCGGCTACAAGATGCTAGCCTTCTACAATCCCTGGCGCGCGTCCTTCTACGCCGTTGCCCTCTCTGTATTGATGGCCTTCCTCACTCTCGTCTGCCCAACGCTCGCCGGTATGGAGGTGGAGGGTGTGTGGTACTACTCTgtgacggccgccgccaacgcgcTCATGATCTACAAGTCGCTCCTCTTTCACAACGAGCCggtgcgccactgccgcggctgcttcgTCTTCTCGTATGTGTATCTCAGCGTGGTCCTCGCGGCGATCATGCTAAACCACATTCAGCCGAtgcacctcgcgcagcgcgccatAGACTATGTGACTGCGGAGGCAACCGAGGCGTCCGCAGCGTTGTCGGCGGTAACATCCACCGCAGAGACGTAG